In Solimonas sp. K1W22B-7, the DNA window GAGCCGACCAGCAGTGAGGGCACGCGGCCCTGCAGGTCCTGCGGGCTGTTGATCTGGTCGCGGCGCAGGTCGTCGGCGCTCATCGCCGAGATCGCGATCGGCACGTCCTGCTGGCTCTCCGCGGTACGCCGGGCGGTGACGACGATTTCTTCCAGCACCGGGCGCGAGGGCGCGCGTTTCGCTGCCGCGGGGGGTGCCGGTTCCTGCGGCGCGGCGGGAACGGGGATGACCTCGGAGTAGGGCTGGGCGGCGGCCTGCGGCTTCACGTCGCCACTCCCGGGCGCATCGGCGGCCGCCACGGGTTCCAGCAGCAGTGCGTCGAGTTCGTCCGCGGCCAATGCGCCGGCTGCCGGAGCGGCGGGTTCCTGCGGCTTCTGCGCGCTCGCGGGCAGCGGCAACATCAGGGCCGGACACAGGACGAAGGGCATCGCTCCGGCCAGCATGCCTGTCTTCGTGCTGCGTCTGCTCACGGTCTCCCCCTTCTGTCGAAGCAACGGCTCCGGGCCGGCTTTCGCATTGGTTTCGACAAGCTAGTTCGGGGGGCTGCGGCCGTCTACGCTGGCATCCGGCCCGCGCGTTGAAATCGGGACATCGTGAGGCCGGAGTGGGGAATCCCGGCTATTTCCGCGTGAGGAAGTAGAGCGACGCCGCCAGCAGGCACAGGTAGAGCAGCGTCGCCACCCAGTAACTGCGCCGGATCAGGTCCCCGACTTCCTCGTCGGTGGTGCCTTCATAGCTGCCCACGCGCAGCAGCAGGAGCAGCGCCATGCCGCTGAAGAACACGGCCAGGCCCCACACATATCGCAGGTAAGGGCCGGCGGGATCCGGGACGAACAGCGTCAGCGCCAGCACCGCGGCCGAGTGCAGGAGATGCACGGTTGCAGAGACGGCCATGCGGGCATTCCATCGCATGGCCCCTGCCTGCTTGCCATCGGGTGTCTTCGCCATCCGCTCCGCCATCGCTTCCCTGGGCGATTATGGCTGTTTCCCGGGCGCGGCAGCCGATCGCGACAGCTTGCTTTCCGGCCAAGCCGGTCGGCCGCGCTGGAGGGATGCGGCGGGCAAGGTACGCCGGGCTTTGGCTGCTTTATGATGACCGCCATTTGACGGAAGATCGCCCATGAAATCCATAAGAAAATCGAGCAAGCTGGCCAACGTCCTCTACGACATCCGCGGCCCCATCATGGATCGGGCCAAGCAGTTGGAGGATGAAGGCCACAAGCTCATCAAGCTCAACATCGGCAACCTGGCCGTGTTCGGGTTCGACGCCCCCGAGGAAGTCCAGCAGGACATGATCCGCAACCTGCCCAATTCGGCAGGGTATTCGGACAGCAAGGGAATCTTCGGCGCCCGCAAGGCGGTCATGCACTACACCCAGGTGCAGGGGATCCAGGGAGTGACGCTGGAGGACATCTACCTGGGCAATGGTGCATCCGAGTTGATTGCGATGGCGACCAACGCCCTGCTCGACGACGGCGACGAACTGCTGCTGCCCGCCCCGGACTACCCGTTGTGGACGGCGGTTGCGAGCCTGTCGGGCGGCAGGCCCGTGCACTACCTCTGCGACGAGGCCAGGGGCTGGCTGCCCAATCTGGATGATATCCGCGCCAGGATCACGCCGCGCACCAAGGGTATCGTGGTCATCAACCCGAACAATCCGACGGGCGTGGTCTACTCCGACGAGGTGCTGCGAGAGATCGTGGCGATCGCGCGCGAGCATGGCCTGGTGATCCTGGCCGACGAGGTCTATGACAAGGTGCTGTACGACGGCGTGCGCCATACCGCGCTGGGCAGCCTGTCGACCGACGTGCTGACGCTGACCTTCAACTCGCTGTCCAAGAGCTACCGGGCCTGCGGCTACCGCGCGGGCTGGATGGTGGTTTCGGGAGACAAGGCCGGCGCCACGGACTACATCGAGGGCCTGAACATGCTGTCCAACATGAAGCTGTGCGCCAATGTGCCCGGCCAGTGGGCGATCCAGACGGCGCTGGGCGGCTACCAGAGCATCAAGGACCTGGTGGGCGAGGGCGGACGCCTGCGCTGCCAGCGCGACCTGGCCTACGAGCTGATCACCGCCATCCCGGGCGTGACCTGCGTCAAGCCCGAGGCGGCGCTCTACATGTTCCCGCGGCTCGACCCCGAGGTCTACCCGATCAAGGACGACCGCCAGTTCTTCCTGCAGATGCTGGAGGCCACAAGGGTGATGCTGGTACAGGGCACCGGCTTCAACTGGCCCAAGCCCGATCACTTCCGCATCGTCTTCCTGCCGCACGAACCCGACCTGCGCGAGGCGATCGGGCGCATCGCCAGGTTCCTCGCCGACTACCGCGCCAGGCATCACAAGTAGCCGTGGGTGGTCCGATCCGGCAGGCTCGACCGGCTCAGTCGAGATAGTTGCCCACCGCCGTCAGCACGGCTTCCCATTCCTTCTGCACGATGGTGTCGATCGGGTCATTCCCGAAACGGACACCGACCATGTGCAGGGATGGCGCCACGCTGACGAGCTGGTGCCCGTAACCCTCCGCCGTGTAGTTGCCGGACTCGACACCGCCCCAGTGAGGCCACATGTAGCCGCGTGGGCCGCCGCCGGTCGCCTTGTCGTAGTGGTGCGAAGCCCTCACCCAGGCCGCGGGGATGATCTGCCTGCCATCGACGCTGCGTCCCCCGTTGCGGTGGAGCTCCCCGAAGCGGAGCATGTCCCTCGGCGTCGCGTGCAGCCCCATCGAAGCGAAGGTGTTCCCCAGGCGGTCCACCATCACCAGCGCATCGTCCTGCATGCCCGCGGGCTGCCAGATCTTCTCCGAGAGGAGTTCCGCGTAGGGCTTGTGGTAGACCCGTTCCAGCAGCCACGCCAGCATCTGCGCGTCGCCGCTGTTGTAGCGATAGAACTCGCCCGGGTTTGAGACGCGCGTCAGCCTCAGCAGGTACTCGTCGCGGGTCATCCCGGCAAGGCCGTTCGAGTGGTAGTCGGCACCCATGAGGACGAGCTCCTCGGGCTGGTGTATCGGCACGTCCACCCAGTAGGTGCCCGACTCCATTTGCAGGAGGTCTTCGATGCTGACCCCCTCCCAGACGGTGCCGGCGGCTTCGGCGATGTACTTGGTGATGGGGTCGTGAATCGAGTGGACGAGCCCCTCCGCCACGGCGATTCCCACCAGCGAGGTGGTGACCGACTTCGTCACCGACCACATATGGTGCCGGGTCTTGGTGTTGAACCCGTTCTGATAGTCGTCGTAGATGAACCGGCCCTTGTGCATGAACGCGATCGCATTCGTGGACCCGCTCTGCATGAATTGCTCGACGGTGCGCGTGCGGCCGTTCACCTCGTAGGTGACCTGGCTGAGGTCCACTTTCGCCTCGGGGAGCGCCGCGGCGTCAGCCCTGGCCCGGACAACCCGGGTCGGGAGAATCACGATGGCCGTCGTTGCCTCCACCGGCAGCAACAGGATCGAGAATTCGAAATCCGCCGTATCCTGCAGAATCCTCGTGGCCTGCCCCCCGCTCAGCAACAACTCCGCGCGCGCCTGCAGCAGATCCACCAGCGGTCCGAAGCCGGGGATGAACTCGTTCGGCGTCGGGTAGAGCCGGCCGAGATGCATCGCGATGACATTGCCCAGCTGGTCGGGAAACGTCAGCAGCGCCGCGAGCGCCGCAACGGGGTCGGTCGGGAGCGAGTACAGGCCTGCGCGTTCGACCACATGCAGCAGTTCCCCGGCGAGGATCACCCCTTCGTTCGGCGGAGCGGCCGGCGTGTCCTCCACGTCCTGACGCCCAGGCTGATTCGCGCTCTGCTCCGGACTTGTGGATGAGCCACAGGCTACCAGCGCGAGTGCCGTGACCACTGCGCCCGCAAGACGAGGCCAGACGGATGGTTCCATGGTTCCCAGACTCCCCTGATATTGTGTTTTTTATCCCCGCTGATGATCCTGCTCATGCCAGAATCGTCCAATAGCAAAAAGCGCTCAGCCGCTGATACCGAAGGCTCCCAGGGTGGGTCAAGGCCCGCCCTGCAGGACCCACACTGACCAGGAGGGCAACCATGGTACAAACGAAGTCCACCATCCCGATCGATTTCGATGACGTGGGGGCAGGAGACCCCGCACTGCTCTGCCTGCCGGGCTGGTGCGTGGACCGCGGGCCCTTCGATGGCCTCGTATCGGCATGCAGCCGTACGCGCCGCGTGCTCTCGATGGACTGGCGCGGGCATGGACGCTCGGGACCCTCTCCGGGGGATTTCGGCGAATCCGCCCTGGTCGAAGATGCCGAGGCCGTGATCCGCGAGAGCGGTGCCGAGCGGGTGGTTCCGGTCGCCATGTCCCACTCGGGTTGGGTGGCCATCGAACTGCGCCGCCGCTTGGGGGGGCGGATTCCGGCCATCGTCCTGCTGGACTGGCTGGTGCTCGATCCGCCTCCACCCTTTCTCGGGGCGCTGGCCGCGCTGCAGGACCCGGCGACCTGGCAGGCGACGCGCGATCAGCTCTTCGGCATGTGGCTGCATGGCGTGGACCAGCCGGAAATCATCCGCCTGGTGCGCGAGGGGATGGGTGCGTACGGCGCCGGGATGTGGGCGCGGGCCGGGCGCGAGATCGGGAATGCCTATCGGCGCGAAGGGAATCCCCTGAAGGCGCTGGCGGCGCTGGACCCGCCCCTGCCGGCGCTGCACCTCTACGCCCAGCCCGAGGATCCCGGGTTTCTCCAGGCGCAGGAATCCTTCGCGGCAACGCATCCGTGGTTCACGGTCCGCAGGCTCAAGGCGAGATCGCACTTCCCGACGATGGAGGTGCCTGAAGACATGGCCCGCGCCATCGAGTCGTTCCTTGGCAGGGGTGGTTTCGCGGCACAGGGCGGCAGGTCCTGATTCAATAGGACCAAGGCGGGTCATTGCCCCGCCTGTCGCGAAAGGCGGATCAATGATCCGACCTTGAACTAATTTCTTCGCCTTAGCCGCCCATCTGGCGTGAAGGTTCTCTCGACGGCACGCCGCTCTTCAAGCATCAGTTCGCGATGTCGAGCGAAATTGTGGCGCAGATCCGCTGGCAGTTCCTCAGTGAGTCGAGCGTCAATCTCGCGAATGCTAGCCGTTAGTTCACGATGAAGATGGGGGGGTGAATTGACCCGATTACGCTGCACGCGGCAGAACGGAAGGCCAATGAGTAGATAAGGTCGGCGAGTGCCGTCTCCGTACACCGCGTGCTGCGCACGCCAGAGGGCGTGACTTAACGGTTGGCCCAACTCGCGATCCAGTAGATGTCCAGCGACTTCTTGGGCTTCCGGGTCGGTGACGGGGAACATCGTGCCGATATAGGCTCGTGCGCCGGCGTACACGAATAGGCCACTCATCTGGTGCCAAGACGAGCAGGCGTTCACCACTACCAGAGGTGATGCCCCAGGCGCGAGGGCATGTATGGCCGGGAACCACACGTGGTCATGCAGCTTGATCGCCATTGCATTTCGAACCCGCGGAAGACGAATAGATTCGACTCGAGCGGCCCTACGCTGATCGACATCAAGTCGATGGAAGGCGTGAAGAGCACTCCCCACCGGAAGTTCGGCTAGAGCGGCTTTATCGGACCATGACACACCGTCCAACTCCTGATAATTGAAAAAAAACTTGACCGGAATATCCTCTTGATGCGGATCGACTCCGATAGAGACTGCTTGCTCAACAATGAGACGGCGTTCCCGACCCTCATCATCGACATAGACGTAAGTGTCACGTGAGCCAGGAGCATCGCCCGCATGGCTTGAAAATACGACGAGGTCCCACGGTACCGCTTGCAGTAGCAGATCGACCCGATGAACCGATGCTCCCGGGCCTTCCAGCACACGCGTAAGTGTGCGGTTACGACTTAGGGCGTCAGCGATCACCGTGATTTCGGATCCGACAACTTGGCCCGGTTGAACCAACAGTGCGGTGCGCGCGCTGAGATCGGCGTTCTGAGTCGCCCAAAGAGACTGGACGATAGTGCGCCCGAGGTCGGGATAAGCAAATAGATGGGAACTAGGACGCTCTGGTATCCCAATTCCGTAGGGAAAACGATGTGTAACGAATAGAACCTCTGTGAATCGATCCGCCCTTACCTCCGCGGGCAATAACGCACGTACACGAGCTGATAGATCTTCAAAACGCGCTGCTCCGGCTCCACCCCCAACTTGATACAGGGCCTCAATCAGCTCGTCGGCTTCTACATCAGGAAGTGGATCAAACACGACCAGGCTGCCACCGATGGCATGGGTGAGATTGCTAGCGATGATCTGACTCATCTCGTTGCCTGATTCGCAGGCGATGAGTACGTGTTGCCCGGCTTCAACAAAATTTATGTTGGATGGATCGACCGTAGGATCCACTCGCAGCATGGCGCCGGTCTGACGCGCCAGCATCAAGCCGATACCAAGATTGCGCTCGCCCCACGCGAATTCTGTGTCGCGAGCGCGCACAACGCCCAGGAGGGCCAACTTGGCCTCATCTCTGGTGCTGATGCGCGAGACCAACGTCGCTGGTATGTGCTGGGACAGGGCTTCCGCGGCGGCGTCCGTGAGATCGGTAAAGAGCACCTTTCGAGGTTGGACGTGTGCAACTAAGTTACTTCGGCGTGTCACTTCATTCGTCCAGTCGATCCGGGCCATCCGAGGCCCATCGCTGACCGATAGGTAACGACGCTCCCGTCTAAAGAGCGACGAAACCTCTGCGATTAGATGCGTGTTGTCGCCGATTAAAACGACAGGCTCAAAGTCAGGTATTTGAATCATCGACGACCTTTGTGGCCTCCCTGCACAAATTTGGATTCGTCGAAATTAGCAGGTCCCAGAAGTTCAGGGATGCAAGCGGCGCCAAGCGCCGGCTTCAGGCCCTGGCCAGTGCTTCCGGCCGCGCCGGGCGCACGTGCTGGATCGCCCGGAAGGAGGGCAGGGACTGGCGGTACTGGCCGGGGGTCAGGCCGGTGGCGCGGCGGAAGGCGTAGCAGAAGTTGGAGGAGGACGAGAATCCCAGCGTGCCGGCGATCGAGGCCACGCTTTCTTCGGCCGCGAGCAGGCGCTTGGCATGGCCGATCTGGCGGTCGGCGACGTGTTCGCCCACCGAGCAGCCGCGCGCGATGCGGAAGCTGCGCGTCAGCTGGCGCACGGAGAAGCCGCAGAGCCCGGCCAACTCCTGCAGGCTCGGGGCCTCGCGCACCTCGTAGAGGCGTTCCTCGATGCGGCGCAGCTGCCAGGGCGAGAGCCCGCCCTGCACGCTGCGCTCGGGCAGGGCCAGGCCGTAGCGCAGCAGGTCCACGCTGACCTGCGAGGCGATGGACTCCACCAGGATCTGGCTGGCGAAGCCGGGGTGACGCGCTTCGTCGGCCAGGCGCAACATGCCGTGGCGCACGTTGTCGTCGCGCACATCGAGGCCCAGCAGCAGGAAGCGCTCGCTCATCTCCGGCAGGCGGTCGAACAGGGCCAGCACCGGCGCCAGCTCCAGCAGGCAGATCACCGATTCCAGCGAGCGGTCTTCGTCGCTGCGGGCGGCCATCTCGATGGTGGGCGGCACCACGAAGACTTCGCCGATGCGCTCGAAGCGGCTGCTGCGCCAGCCGGCGAAACAGGCGCGCGCGCTGTGGTGCCGGGTATTGAGGCACAGCTCGACGCGGATATGGGAGTCCAGGCGCACCACGCTCTCGGGCGGCTCGTTGAAACGGTACTGCACGAGTTGCACCTGCGCGCTGGGAGCGCTCAGCTCTGCCTCAACGTTCATCGTTGCCTGAACGTGCCGCTTCATCGTCGAGTGCTGCCGGTGCCGTGATGGAGTCGAAGCATTATGCACCCCGGTGCCGATCCGGCAACGCCGGAGTCGTGTATCGATTGTTGCACTAATAGAACATATATTGCATATTGACAACAACTGCTGCGGTCTGGTCTCATGAATAAGCACCGGGCCGGGTCGTCGCCTGGAACGGAATTCAAGGGAGTTGGATGGGCAAGCTGACGGACTACACGAGCCATGCCGATGCACAGCGGCATTTCTCGACGCAGGCGCTCTGGGCCCTGTTCGACGGGACCCCGGAGTCCTTCAACATCGCGCACGAGTGCGTCGACCGGCATGCCGGCGACCCCGCGCGGATCGCGGTGCGGGTGGCGCATGCCGACGGGCGCGACGAGATCATCGGCTTCCGCGAACTGTCGGGCTGGTCCAGCCGCTTCGCCCACTGGCTGCTGGCGCAGGGCGTGAAGCCGGGCGACCGCGTCGCCTTCATGCTCGACCCCTCGCTGGCCTTCTACACCGCGATGTTCGGTGCGATGAAGACCGGCGCCATCAGCGTGCCGCTGTTCACCCTGTTCGGGCCCGAGGGCCTGCAGTTGCGCGTGGCGGACTGCACGCCGGTGATCCTGGTGACCAACACCGAGAAGGCCGGGATGGCGCGCGCCGCGGCGAACACGCGGGTGGTGGTGGCCGACGACAGCCTGTTCGAGGAACTCAAGGCCTACCCGGATACCTTTACGGTGAACACGAAGGGCGATGACCTCGCCGCCTTCCAGTACACCTCGGGCACGACGCGCGAACTGCCCGCCGCGGTCAAGCACACGCACCGCTCCATCGTGGTGCTGGCCCTGGCGGCGTTGTACGGCACCGGCGTGCGCCCGGACGACGATTTCTTCTGCCCGTCCTCCCCGGCCTGGGGCCATGGCATGTGGCATGGCACGCTGGCGCCGCTGTCGCTGGGCGTGACCACCGGCACCCTGTCCGGCAAGTTCGCTGCGCTGCGCCTGCTGCAGGCCCTGCAGGACTATGGCATCACCAACCTGTCCGCGGCGGCGACGCACTACCGCATGATGAAGGCCACCGGCGAAGCGGAGAAATTCCGCTTCCGCCTGCAGAAGCTGTCCTATACCGGCGAGCCGATCGACCCGGCGACGCTGGAGTTCACGGAAAAGCTGTTCGGGCGCCCGGTGTGCAGCATGTACGGCACCACCGAGGTCGGCGTGGTGCTGGTGAACTACCCAGGCGCGCCGGATTTCCAGGTCAAGCCGGGCTCACTCGGCAAGGCCATCCCCGGCCAGACCGTGGAAGTGCAGGACCCCGGCGGCAAGCCCTGCGCGCCGCGCCAGGTCGGCGAGCTGAAGCTGCTGCGCCGCGGCCTGTGGGTACCGACCAAGGACCTGGGCTGGATCGACGAGGACGGCCACTTCTACCACGGCGGCCGCGCCGACGACGTGATCATCTCCGCCGGCTGGACCATGAGCGCCGTGGAGATCGAGAACGTCCTGCTCAAGCATCCGGACGTGCGCGAGGCTGCCGTCATCGGCGTGAAGGACCCGCTGCGCGGGCAGGTGGTGAAGGCCTTCGTCGTCAGCCCCCGCCCGGAGGACGACCGCTTTGTCCGCGAGCTGCAGGACTTCACCCGTGAGCGCCTCAGCCAGCATGAGTACCCGAGGGTGATCGTCGTCGTCGACGAACTGCCCAAGACCCCGGCCGGAAAGGTCAACCGAAAGGTGCTGCGCGACCGCGAGAACGCCGCAGCTGCCGCTACCTGAACTTCGCATTCAAGGAGAACCACATGTCTTACGATACTGCCGCCGCATTTCCCAAGATCACCGAGAAGGGCCTGGACGAACTGCGCCAGCGCATCGGCGTCGCGATCACCGACACCGTCGAGCCCTGGAACTACGAGGCGACCCGCGACGCGATCCGTCACTACTCCCACGGCATCGGTGACGACAACCCGCTGTGGTGCGATCCGGAATACGCGGCCAGGTCGCGCTTCGGCGGCATCACGGCGCTGCCGAGCTTCCTGTTCACCACCAGCCGCATCATCTCCGGCTACGTCGGCGGCCTGTCGGGCGTGCATGCCATGTGGGCGGGCGCCAACTGGCAGTGGCACAAGCCGGTGCTGCGCAACGACACCATCCGCACCGAGGCCAAGCTCAAGGACCTGATCGAGCACCAGACCCGCTTCGCCGGTCGCTCGTTCCAGCAGATCTACAACGTGCGTTTCTACAACCAGCATGGTGACTTCGTCGCCGAGGCCGACAGCTGGTGTTTCCGCACCGATCGCGACGTGGCGCGCGAGCAGGGCACCAAGTACACCGAGGTGAAGGCCCGCGAGCCGAAGAAGTACACCGAGGACGAACTGGCCAAGATCTTCGAGCTGTATGCCAAGGAGCCGGTGCAGGGTGCGACCCCGCGCAACTGGAACGAGGTGCAGGTCGGCGACAAGCTGCCGACCATGGTCAAGGGGCCGATGACCGTCACCGGCTTCATCTGCTACGCGCAGGGCTGGGGCGGCCTCTACATCCGCGCCAACAAGCTGGCCTGGCAGCAGCACCACAAGCATCCGGGCCTGGGCATCAAGAACCGCTTCAACATCCCCGACTGCCCGGAGCGCGTGCACTGGGAAGAAGAGTTCGCGCTCAAGGTCGGCACCCCGGGCGCCTATGACTACGGCCCGGAGCGCTGCTCCTGGCTGACGCACCACCTGACCAACTGGCAGGGCGATGCAGGCTTCCTGCGCAGCAGCCATTGCCAGATCCGTCGCCACAACCCGGAAGGCGACACCGTGTTCATCAACGGTGAGGTGATCCGCAAGTTCGAGGACGGCGGCCGCAAGCTGGTGGAGATCAAGCAGCACGCCGTGACGCAGACCGGCGAAGTCTCCGCGTTCGGCGGCGGCGTGGTCGAGCTGAGCTGAAGTCTTGTGGGCAGGCATGCCGCTGCAGGGTCACCTGCGGCGGCATGCCCCGGCCTAAGCTTTTTCGGGCAGGAATTCCTGCCGGACCCCGCGGCAAGCTGTCGATGTGTCCGGGTCGACTCCGGAGTCAAAAAAAGGCGTGGGCACCGCTCAGCCGGGACAGCATTCAGGGGATGCCTTGCATTGCCGCCCCCCTTGTCGTGCATGGTCAAGAAGTAGGTCGTGCCGGGTCAAGAAGTAGAGCGCCTGCACCGCTAGCCTGTGTCCTATGCCATGGCCCTCGATGGGCGCGTGCGCGTGAGCCTGGTGGATGTACAGAATTTCGTGCTTACCGATCCGGCAGTCCGCCGGACGATCAACAATAGAAGAGTGAGAGGAGATCCATGAAGAAAGTTATCGCAGCCATGGCCGCGAGTCTGGTCACCGGGCTGGGTGCCGGATACTCCTTCACCGCGTCGGCGCAAGAGGCCGATGCGGCGGATGCTCCCGCTCCGCAGCAGGCCAGGAGCGAAGCGCCGCAGGGCGCCGCGCCGGCCCAGCCGGCTGCGGCGGAGTCGGACCCGGGCATGGATGCGGTGCTCGACGCCCTTTCGGAGGATCTCCCGGAGTTGCCTCCGGCACCGGCGGCTGCGTCTGCCGCCGGCTCCGCCACCCCGCCGGCCGCCGCCGCGCCCGCCGCTGCAGCCGATGCTGCTCCCGCCGCCGCGCCTGCCGCCCCCGTGGCCGAGACCGAGTTGCCGCTGGACCTGATCCCGGTTCCGCAGAAGGCCGCCGCAGCGACCCCGGCCGCGGCACCCGCGCCGCGGGCCAAGGTGATCGAGGAGATCATCGTCACCGCCCAGCGTCGCGAAGAAAGCATGCAGGAAGTGCCGATCTCCATCACGGTGTTCGACGGCAAGCAGCTGGCCAACGCCAACATCACCAATTCCGCCGACCTGGCGGCCTACACGCCGTCGCTGTCGACCAACAACCGCTTCGGCGCCGACAACGCCACCTTCTCGATCCGCGGCTTCACCCAGGAGTTGCGCACGACGGCCTCGGTCGCCACCTACATGGCCGAAGTCGTGGCCCCGCGCGGCCAGAGTTCGCAGACCTCCGGCGACGGCGCCGGCCCGGGTGCGATGTTCGACCTGGCCAACGTCCAGGTCCTCAAGGGCCCGCAGGGCACGCTGTTCGGACGCAACACCACGGGCGGCGCGGTGCTGCTGGTGCCCAACCGACCGAAGGACGAGTTCGAAGGCTACGTCGAACTGTCGGGCGGCGAGTGGGGCATGCTGCGCCAGCAGGGCGTGCTCAACGTGCCGGTGTCCGAGGACTTCAAGTTCCGGCTCGGCATCGACCGCAACGAGCGCGACGGTCACCTGAACAACATCACCGGCATCGGCACCGATGCGCTGGGCAGCGTCGATTACCTTTCCGGGCGTCTCAGCACGGTCTGGAACATCACCGACGACGTCGAGAACTACACCATCCTGTCCTACATCGATTCGGAGAGCACCGGCTACAGCTCGCAGCTCTATGCCTGCAATCCCAACTTTGTCGGTACGGACTTCTTCCTGCTGTTCTCCGGCCTGCTGCAGTCCAAGTCCTGCCAGCAACAGCTCGCTCGTCAGGCGGACGCGGGTCAGAACGGCTTCTACGACGTGGTCAGCACGATCAAGAGCCCGATGACGAACATCGAGGAGAA includes these proteins:
- a CDS encoding pyridoxal phosphate-dependent aminotransferase; translation: MKSIRKSSKLANVLYDIRGPIMDRAKQLEDEGHKLIKLNIGNLAVFGFDAPEEVQQDMIRNLPNSAGYSDSKGIFGARKAVMHYTQVQGIQGVTLEDIYLGNGASELIAMATNALLDDGDELLLPAPDYPLWTAVASLSGGRPVHYLCDEARGWLPNLDDIRARITPRTKGIVVINPNNPTGVVYSDEVLREIVAIAREHGLVILADEVYDKVLYDGVRHTALGSLSTDVLTLTFNSLSKSYRACGYRAGWMVVSGDKAGATDYIEGLNMLSNMKLCANVPGQWAIQTALGGYQSIKDLVGEGGRLRCQRDLAYELITAIPGVTCVKPEAALYMFPRLDPEVYPIKDDRQFFLQMLEATRVMLVQGTGFNWPKPDHFRIVFLPHEPDLREAIGRIARFLADYRARHHK
- a CDS encoding serine hydrolase domain-containing protein, whose protein sequence is MEPSVWPRLAGAVVTALALVACGSSTSPEQSANQPGRQDVEDTPAAPPNEGVILAGELLHVVERAGLYSLPTDPVAALAALLTFPDQLGNVIAMHLGRLYPTPNEFIPGFGPLVDLLQARAELLLSGGQATRILQDTADFEFSILLLPVEATTAIVILPTRVVRARADAAALPEAKVDLSQVTYEVNGRTRTVEQFMQSGSTNAIAFMHKGRFIYDDYQNGFNTKTRHHMWSVTKSVTTSLVGIAVAEGLVHSIHDPITKYIAEAAGTVWEGVSIEDLLQMESGTYWVDVPIHQPEELVLMGADYHSNGLAGMTRDEYLLRLTRVSNPGEFYRYNSGDAQMLAWLLERVYHKPYAELLSEKIWQPAGMQDDALVMVDRLGNTFASMGLHATPRDMLRFGELHRNGGRSVDGRQIIPAAWVRASHHYDKATGGGPRGYMWPHWGGVESGNYTAEGYGHQLVSVAPSLHMVGVRFGNDPIDTIVQKEWEAVLTAVGNYLD
- a CDS encoding alpha/beta fold hydrolase is translated as MVQTKSTIPIDFDDVGAGDPALLCLPGWCVDRGPFDGLVSACSRTRRVLSMDWRGHGRSGPSPGDFGESALVEDAEAVIRESGAERVVPVAMSHSGWVAIELRRRLGGRIPAIVLLDWLVLDPPPPFLGALAALQDPATWQATRDQLFGMWLHGVDQPEIIRLVREGMGAYGAGMWARAGREIGNAYRREGNPLKALAALDPPLPALHLYAQPEDPGFLQAQESFAATHPWFTVRRLKARSHFPTMEVPEDMARAIESFLGRGGFAAQGGRS
- a CDS encoding helix-turn-helix transcriptional regulator, giving the protein MNVEAELSAPSAQVQLVQYRFNEPPESVVRLDSHIRVELCLNTRHHSARACFAGWRSSRFERIGEVFVVPPTIEMAARSDEDRSLESVICLLELAPVLALFDRLPEMSERFLLLGLDVRDDNVRHGMLRLADEARHPGFASQILVESIASQVSVDLLRYGLALPERSVQGGLSPWQLRRIEERLYEVREAPSLQELAGLCGFSVRQLTRSFRIARGCSVGEHVADRQIGHAKRLLAAEESVASIAGTLGFSSSSNFCYAFRRATGLTPGQYRQSLPSFRAIQHVRPARPEALARA
- a CDS encoding acyl-CoA synthetase; translation: MGKLTDYTSHADAQRHFSTQALWALFDGTPESFNIAHECVDRHAGDPARIAVRVAHADGRDEIIGFRELSGWSSRFAHWLLAQGVKPGDRVAFMLDPSLAFYTAMFGAMKTGAISVPLFTLFGPEGLQLRVADCTPVILVTNTEKAGMARAAANTRVVVADDSLFEELKAYPDTFTVNTKGDDLAAFQYTSGTTRELPAAVKHTHRSIVVLALAALYGTGVRPDDDFFCPSSPAWGHGMWHGTLAPLSLGVTTGTLSGKFAALRLLQALQDYGITNLSAAATHYRMMKATGEAEKFRFRLQKLSYTGEPIDPATLEFTEKLFGRPVCSMYGTTEVGVVLVNYPGAPDFQVKPGSLGKAIPGQTVEVQDPGGKPCAPRQVGELKLLRRGLWVPTKDLGWIDEDGHFYHGGRADDVIISAGWTMSAVEIENVLLKHPDVREAAVIGVKDPLRGQVVKAFVVSPRPEDDRFVRELQDFTRERLSQHEYPRVIVVVDELPKTPAGKVNRKVLRDRENAAAAAT
- a CDS encoding FAS1-like dehydratase domain-containing protein; this encodes MSYDTAAAFPKITEKGLDELRQRIGVAITDTVEPWNYEATRDAIRHYSHGIGDDNPLWCDPEYAARSRFGGITALPSFLFTTSRIISGYVGGLSGVHAMWAGANWQWHKPVLRNDTIRTEAKLKDLIEHQTRFAGRSFQQIYNVRFYNQHGDFVAEADSWCFRTDRDVAREQGTKYTEVKAREPKKYTEDELAKIFELYAKEPVQGATPRNWNEVQVGDKLPTMVKGPMTVTGFICYAQGWGGLYIRANKLAWQQHHKHPGLGIKNRFNIPDCPERVHWEEEFALKVGTPGAYDYGPERCSWLTHHLTNWQGDAGFLRSSHCQIRRHNPEGDTVFINGEVIRKFEDGGRKLVEIKQHAVTQTGEVSAFGGGVVELS